In Setaria italica strain Yugu1 chromosome IX, Setaria_italica_v2.0, whole genome shotgun sequence, the genomic stretch CAGATAAAGAATCTGTATAGTCCCTCTCTAATAAAGACCATTCTTCAAGATATGCCATCTGTATCAAGCAATTTTCGTTAGATTTTTACAAACAAGGCAAAGGCGAAAAGTGAATTGCTACCAGGCTAAGATATGACTGGCCAAAATTTGTTAGTAGTTAATTTAAGTACTATAATAGCTTAAAGTTATATCTAAGGCTCCGCTACAGAGTCTGTGTGCTGGTGAGCTGGTCTTTCTCCCTTTTTTAACTTTACAGTTGTTCACAGGAAAGGGCCATGTGCAATCTATTGAGCAGAGGAAATAAGCATCAGAACAGCTAATCCTGCAATTACATGGTCCTACCGTTACATCAATGAGAACACCTAGTGGACTGGCTGTGCAGATATTTGAAATATGTATTCAGATGGGCATGGCCCTGTGCTAATAGCTACCTGGTTCTCAGTTTTTTCAGagacttcttttctttttggcatAATATTCTCTTGCTAACAATGTCCGGCAGGCTGGCCCAATGGTAGCAAGACATGGAGAGTAATTCATGATAATCAGATTTACTATACTATCAGAAACCAAGGCTTCTAAAGGTAACCAAAACAAGGTCATGTGGATGTATGAATAAAGCAGTGAACTGCCTAGTTGCAATCTTGCAGAGAAAACTGAATAGGTGATTCTTACCTGTCCCTTTAGAACTGTCATGAGTTTCCAATTGTTTCGGTATAACTGTAGCTGGAATCTCTTAAGAGCAACAGATTTACGCATCCCTAGGGTAGTAATCCAGGCATCAGATAAGAATTTCTGGTGAAAAGGTCAAAGAAGAAGAGTTATTGAGAAGTAATAAGGTATAAAAGACAACATTAGCTATAGAAAACAATCTGCTTGAAATTCAAACTTCTGCCCAGAAATATTTTGAATTAAAATAGTTACAGCCAGACTTCCATTTGCCTATGAACAGGTGCAGAATACAAACACCCATTCTAAAAAGTAAAGAACATGACATAAATCGGCGTTCCATCTGATACACCCACCCTGAGCAGATCCTATTTATATTAGTTTTGTTTACAGCTCCAACATAAAGGCATGTCATTGTCAAAGCTTTTCTGGTTCTGTCTTTCCAActgttatattttttttctgtgtATGTTTGTGTGACAACTACTCTTCACTTCAGAGAAGACCTGTGAGGATGCTTTCTATCTGATATACATAGATTGCCTGGTTCGCCTTTAGTGAAGAAGCTACTCCCAAGGAATTTTAAAAACTTtgataaatataaaaataaggaTAACATAAACTATGGCAGAAAAGACAAAGGTAGTTACAACCAAACTGTGTACATTACACAAATTTGCTTTTGAAAATAAGTGAATCAAAAGGTAAGTGTGAGCACACTGCGCCTACTGTCCTGCATATAGCTAGCCCAGATTGCatatgccccccccccctcctgaATTTAATCAATTGCATCTTGCACAAATCATTGATGAATGTTAATTTGAATAAATCAAGCAAGTTATAAAACCTAAATCTACAGCCATGAACACATACTGCTGAGTTCTGAGATGTACTGCTATTTATATTAATTATACAGGAGAAACAAAATTCACATATTAGAATTTAATAGTCCATACGTGCTTTTGTAAAGAACATACATACTCACCTCTGCAGTCAATTTCTGTGCAGCAAGTGCAGCATCAGCCTGTGCATTCACACACCGCCACTGCAACTGCCGATTGGACAAAATTCTCAATAGGTGCTCACAGTCGACCTTACTACCCCcatgccacctcctcctcgcttCACCATTTATACCATAACCGGATGAACTTCTTCCCTGATGATCCCAAGATGAAGTGCCTGACCCCACAGAGTTTCTTGCCCGTGATGGACTTGACATCCTCCTCGATGGATTACCTGTAAGCTTACTTGGTGAAGATTGCCTGATTGGCCGATTCAGTGGAGATGAAGCAAAGCCATTTAACAGTGATTTCTTGACCGGCGCTGTCCTTGGAGATGCGGCCAATCCAGAGGTATACGGCAAGTATGGTGTGCCTGGATCTGCAAATCTTTGCGACCTGCTGGCAGCAGCATCCTGCAAGAACCGTGCGGGCACACTCATCCCCTTAGACGACTGGCGTCCTCTGTGGGATATGCCAATACCAGCATCCTGAGACCCCGAATTGCTCCCAGACGACACACTCTCTGTGTCAGACGACATCAGGTAGTCCCCACTGTCAAATGAGGAACGTCGACCCCCCTCCTCAAACACCATGGACTGCCGCAGCGACCGGACAGCAGCAAGGACAGCCGCGTCCCTCTTGTGCAAAGAGCAATCCAAGCTTTTGGTAAGCGGATTTCCCTCAAACCCCTGCGACAACCTCGCGGACATTGGCCATCTGTGGTGGGTATGGCCCCCGCCCTCAAACCCCTTCCCCCTCTCCGGCACTG encodes the following:
- the LOC101756743 gene encoding QWRF motif-containing protein 2, which encodes MVAAGAAAAAPRLNPSPSPHRRRASSALSPAKSNANANAGDARPKPKAKAVSSRYLLAPSSRSTSTSTSTSTSTTTTSSSSNSTSTSASTPSRRFASPLPRRSVSVDRPRPGPAGNAAVGEAGGPNAGTTTTTRSLSVAFQGRSFSFETSKVKPATSPSPSRRPVASAAGVITPERRRPAMGTVPERGKGFEGGGHTHHRWPMSARLSQGFEGNPLTKSLDCSLHKRDAAVLAAVRSLRQSMVFEEGGRRSSFDSGDYLMSSDTESVSSGSNSGSQDAGIGISHRGRQSSKGMSVPARFLQDAAASRSQRFADPGTPYLPYTSGLAASPRTAPVKKSLLNGFASSPLNRPIRQSSPSKLTGNPSRRMSSPSRARNSVGSGTSSWDHQGRSSSGYGINGEARRRWHGGSKVDCEHLLRILSNRQLQWRCVNAQADAALAAQKLTAEKFLSDAWITTLGMRKSVALKRFQLQLYRNNWKLMTVLKGQMAYLEEWSLLERDYTDSLSGIVEALTASILCLPVTDGAKADIQDVKNAVGSAVDIMQTIGSSICTLLAKLAGTSILVSDLSKVATQEGTLMEQSRELLSTLATMHVKYCSLQGQRVQTTDRRSMHT